The DNA region ACACCGCTTGGCTGCTGATCAAATTGCGCGTGAAAAAGTTGGCCTAACACCAGTGAAGGCAATATTGGCTGAATATGAAGCACTTGATTCATTTCAAGCGTTTACTAAAAAGTTGGTGACCTTTGAACGTCAGGGTAAAACAAATGCAATGCCTTTTGGTGTGGCACCGGATTTTAAAAATGCACAAATGAATGTCTTATGGGCAGATGCTTTAAGTACGATTTTGCCAGATACAACGTATTATGCAGCGGATAACGAGAAAGGTCAGGAACTGTTATTAGCCTTTCGTGAAACAACGTTGCCTATTCTGAAGCGTTTTGGGTATTCTGAACAAGACAGTCAAAAGTTGTTGGATGATACGATTGCATATGACGCGAAAATTGCAAAATATGTGCTATCTAATGAAGAAGGATCTGAATACGCAAAATTGTATCATCCGTATGAATGGGCTGAATTTGTTAAATTCGCACCAGAATTACCACTAACTGATTTCATGACGGCGATGCTTGGCAAGATACCGGATCAAATCATTGTCCCAGAGGAACGTTTTTGGCAACATGCGACCGAATTTTATTCAGCAACTGTATGGCCACAGCTTAAAGCGTATTTGTTAGTCTCAATTGCATTAGATTACACAGGCCTTTTAACTGAGGACATGCGTGTCTTGGGCGGTGCTTATCATCGTATTGTTAGTGGAACACCCGAACCGGTATCGCGCAAAAAAGCGGCCTTCTATCTTGCAGCTGGCCCCTATAATCAGGCACTGGGTCTTTGGTATGCAGGTGAAAAATTTTCCGCTGCAGCCAAAGCTGACGTTGAGCAAAAAGTGGCAACCATGATTGATGTTTATAAGGATCGTCTTGGGACAGCAGACTGGTTAGCACCGGAAACGCGACAACAGGCAATTGTGAAACTGGATGCCATCGTACCGCATATCGGTTATCCTGATCGATTGCCAGCGCGTTTCTATGATAAGGTTATCGATTCGGATTTGACTTTATTTGATAATTTTCAAAAACTTAGTCAGCTGGGCATTGCTTATGCCTGGTCGAAATGGCATCAACCAGTAGATAAAACTGAATGGCACATGCCAGCCCATATGGTTAATGCGTACTATGATCCACAACAAAACCAAATTGTTTTCCCAGCTGCCATTTTACAAGCGCCTTTTTATGATCTTAATCAGTCGTCATCGGCTAATTATGGTGGCATTGGTGCCGTCATCGCGCATGAAATATCACATGCATTTGATACTAATGGTGCGGCTTTTGATGAACATGGTAGCCTCAATAATTGGTGGACCGATGCTGATTACCAAGCTTTTGAGGCACGGACAAAAGCGGTGGTTGAACAATTTGATGGGCAATTATCGTATGGTGCAAAGGTAAATGGAAAATTAACAGTGTCAGAAAATGTTGCTGATTTAGGGGGGCTTGCAGCTGCATTAACGGCCGCAAAGCGTGAGCCTGATTTTTCAGCTGAACAATTCTTTATCAATTGGGCTACAATCTGGCGGTTAAAGGCACGGCCTGAGTTTATGCAAATGATGGCCAGTGTTGATGTACATGCTCCAGCCAAACTCCGAGTTAATATTCAAGTTGCCAATTTTGATGACTTCTTTACAACTTTTAATATTCAATCTGGTGATCAAATGTGGCGTGACCCCAAACAACGCTTGATGATTTGGTAGATGACAAAGTAAGTTGTGTTAAATGATTAGGAGTGATTGCCTTAAAATTTAAAGTTTAACTAAAACCGTTTGCGACTTGCAAACGGTTTTTTGTAAGTGACTATATGATTTTTTGAGTTATCTGGGGTGGGAATGGTGTAATTGTTTTATATTTCACAAAGTAGGCATAATAACGAGAGTTGTTTAGCCGTGTATGTAACCGCTTACACTAAAAATCGATTCACAATGTAGAATTGGAATTGAGATATAATCGCTAAGAATGTTACCATTCAGGGAAAAAGTAAGCATGTAAAAATGATCATAAATTGTTGACAATTAGTTGTGAGGTGCTATACTTATCTTTGTTAATAAATGCACAAACTTAAATGACATCTTGAAGGAGAAGTTAACATGGTTGATACAATTGCACCTAAGAAAGTCAAAAAGGTTTTGACACCTGAAGAAAAAGCAGCGCGCGTTGCAGCTGCTGAGAAGATGACTGGTGATTTAGTTGAAAAGGCGCAAAAAGCGCTAGTTGAGTTTGCTACGTATTCACAAGAACAAGTTGATAAAATTGTTGCTGCGATGGCGCTTGCAGGTTCAGAAAACTCATTGTTATTAGCCCATGAGGCAGTTGAAGAAACTGGTCGTGGTGTTGTTGAAGACAAAGACACGAAGAACCGTTTTGCATCTGAATCAGTTTATAATGCCATTAAAAATGATAAAACAGTTGGGGTTATTAATGAAGATCGTGTCACAGGTAAAGTTGAATTGGCCGCACCGCTTGGTGTCTTGGCAGGAATTGTACCTACGACAAATCCAACATCAACAACGATTTTTAAATCAATGTTGACGGCTAAAACACGTAATGCGATTGTGTTCGCCTTCCATCCACAAGCACAAAAATCATCAGCACATGCGGCACAAATTGTTTATGATGCTGCGGTAGCTGCTGGTGCACCAAAGAATTTCATTCAATGGGTTGAAAAGCCTTCATTGGAAGGCACAACAGCTTTGATTCAAAATCGGGGGATTGCTTCAATCTTAGCAACTGGTGGGCCATCAATGGTTAATGCAGCGTTGAAGTCGGGTAACCCATCAATGGGTGTTGGTGCTGGAAACGGAGCCGTTTACGTTGATGCAACTGCTGATGTAAAGCGCGCGGTTGAAGATTTGTTGCTTTCAAAGCGTTTTGACAATGGTATGATTTGTGCGACTGAAAATTCAGTTGTCATTGCCGCTGAAGTTTACGATGAATTTATGAAACAGTTACAAGAACAAGGCGCATATTTGGTGCCAAAGAAAGATTATAAGAAGGTTGCTGATGCAGTCTTCGTACCAAATGCTGAAGGCTTTGGTGTACAAGGCCCTGTGGCTGGTATGTCAGGGCAATGGATTGCTGCAAAGGCTGATATTAAGATGCCAGCAGATAAAGATGTTTTACTTTTCGAATTAGATAAGAAAAACATTGGTGAAGCTTTGTCATCAGAAAAGTTGAGCCCATTGTTGTCAATTTATAAGGCCGCTTCACGTGAAGAAGGAATCGAGATTGTTCGCGCATTATTGAACTATCAAGGGGCTGGACACAATGCTGCTATTCAAATTGGTGCACAAGATGATCCATTTGTTAAAGAATATGCTGACGCCGTTGAAGCTTCACGTATTTTGGTAAATCAACCTGATTCAATCGGTGGGGTTGGTGATATCTATACAGACGCATTACGTCCATCATTAACACTTGGAACAGGATCATGGGGGAAGAATTCATTGTCACACAATCTTTCAACTTACGACTTATTGAACATCAAGACTGTTGCGCGCCGTCGCAATCGACCACAATGGGTTCGCTTGCCTAAGGACATTTACTATGAGGCAAATTCAATTACTTACTTGCAAGATTTGCCAGGTGTGAGCCGTGCATTTATCGTGGCTGACCCAGGTATGGTGCAATTTGGCTTTGTTGATAAGGTCCTTGACCAATTTAACTTGAGCGTAACACCAGTTAAAACGTCATTGTATGGTACAGTTCGACCTGACCCAACAATGGGGCAAGCAGTTGAAATTGCGCGCCAAATGGCTGATTTTAAGCCAGATACAGTTGTTTTGCTTGGTGGCGGTTCAGCTCTTGATGCTGGAAAGATTGCTCGTTTCTTGTACGAGTATTCAGCATCACATGAGGGTATCTTAAATGACGATGACGCATTGAAGAGCTTATTTGAAGAGTTACAACAGAAGTTTATGGATATCCGTAAGCGAATTGTGAAGTTTGAACACCAAAGTTTGACTCAAATGGTTGCCATTCCAACAACATCAGGAACTGGATCTGAAGTGACACCATTTGCGGTCATTACTGATGACGAAACACATGTTAAATATCCATTGGCAGATTACGAATTGACACCACAAGTTGCTATTGTGGATCCTGAGTTCGTTATGACTGTGCCAAAGCGGACAGTCGCCTTCTCTGGAATGGACGCTTTGTCACATGCCTTGGAGTCATATGTTTCAGTCATGTCATCTGAATTTACACGGCCATGGGCACTGCAAGCTATCCGTTTGATTTTTGAAAATCTTGAAAATTCATATAAATATGATCCTAAGCACCCAACTAAGGAAGGGCATGATGCACGGACAAAGATGCACTATGCATCAACTTTGGCTGGACAATCATTTGCGAATGCCTTCTTAGGAATTAATCACTCATTAGCCCACAAGACAGGTGGTGAATTTGGTTTGCCACACGGTTTGGCAATTTCAATTGCGATGCCACATGTCATCCGGTTTAATGCTGTGACAGGAAATGTTAAGCGGACACCATTCCCACGTTATGAGACCTACACAGCTCAAAAAGACTATGCAGACATTGCTCGTTTCTTGGGCTTGACTGGTAAAGATGACGCAGCATTGGTTGATGCTTTGATTAAGAAGATTGAAAACCTTGCTGCTGCATTGGAAATCGATTTGACTTTGTCAGGTAATGGGGTTGCGAAGAAGGATTTGGACAGTTCAATTGATAAGTTGATGGACTTGGTTTACAACGATCAATGTACACCAGGAAATCCCCGTCAACCAAAGCTAGAAGAGATTCGTGAATTGTTGTTAGCACAATACTAGACAGTATTAGGGGAGCAGATTGTTCTAACGATTGTCGTTGAATTGAAGAATTATTAAGGTGCCGAGTAATTGGCACCTTTTTTAATACAATGAGATCAAATATGCAAAACACAACTTAGAATGTATAATTAACATATAAAAATATTAACGAAATGAGAGTTTTGCATGACACCAGCACGTGATTTTGAAACGTATTTTAACGATCCGGCGTTGACTGGGAATCAACGTGAGATGATGCAATTTGTTCGACAAACTGTGCATATCCTTTATCCTGAAGTGCAAGAACGAGTTGCATATGCCATGCCCGGTTTTTTTCCTGTTGGGCATACAAAAGCAACAGAGACATTGATGCTCATCATGGCAAATAAGAAATGGCTAGGCATCTATGCTTTACCAAAGTTCAATCAAGCTTATGAACAACGGTTAGTTGAACTAGGATTGCACTTTGGCAAAGGCTCAATTCAAGTGCCGTATGATTTTCCAATTGATCAGCTGCAAAGCCTCTTGAAACAAATTATCGAGCTGAATTTGAAGCGAAATGTTGAATGACGGCCGAAATCTTAAATGGATTTAATAACTGACCAGCGTTTTTAACATAAACTGGGGTTCAATAAGGTACAATGGATTTAAGCGTGAATATGAAAAGGTAAAAAATTATCGGAGAAATGACATGACAAAAAATATCGTCATTGTTGGTGCTGGCTTTGCCGGTGTCATGACCGCGCGAAAATTAGCGCGTCAACTATCAAATAAAAAAGAATATCAAATTGTATTAATCGACGAACATCCATTTTTCACTTATCGGACAAGTCTGCACGAGGTTGCAACTAAACGGATTGAACCAAGTGATGTTCAATTTGACTTGCGTCAATTATTTATTCATCAAAAAAATGTCAAGATTGTGACCGCCAATGTCACAGCAATTGATAAAACAACAAAAATTGCTGAAACATCAACTGGTAGTGTGCCTTTTGAGAAACTTGTCATCGCTACTGGCGGACAAGCTGATGCAGATACACCTGGGGCAAGTGAGTTTGGCTATACTTTGTGGACATTAAATGATGCCGTTCGTTTACGAAGCCATATTGAAGAAACAGTTCGGCAAGCGGCGATCGAATTGGATCCAGTGGTCAAAAAAACGATGTTAAATATGGTTATCGTCGGGGCTGGTTTCACAGGGGTGCAATTAGCTGGTGATTTACTTGATGAACGCAAGGAATTAGCAGCTGCTAATAATTTATCTGAACATGACATTAAAGTAACTCTCATTGAAGCTGAATCAGATATTCTGCGTCAATTAGGACAGGTGAATCTTGCCAATAAGGCTGAGGCGTACTTGGCTAAGCAAGGCGCTAATGTTTTAAAGAACACACGTGTTGTTCAAGTCAAAGCACATGAAATTATCCTCTCAGATGGAACGATAATGCCAACTGAAACGTTAATGTGGGCAGCTGGTGTTAAGGCCAAAGATACGTTAGATTATTATGGTTTAGAAACGAATGAGCAAGGCCGTTTCTTTGTGGACGACTATTCCCGAATTGTAGGACAGGAAAATATATATGCCGTAGGTGATGTCGCAACATATCAAGAATTAGCACGGACTAATCCGGATGACCCAACCACTGGATGGACCATTCAGAATGTGGACGGGGCAGTTTCAGGGGCTGATACGGCCGTTGCCAATCTCGTTTTTGATTTAACGGGTAAGGGTACTAAAAAGCGCTTTAAAGGGCGTTACAATGGGTTTGTTGTGACAGTTGGTGCGCATTATGGCGTTGCTTTTGTACGGCGGCATATTAGTTTGTCAGGTTTCTTAGCTAGTGAGTATAAACACTGGAGTAATATTGGCTTTTTGCTAACTTTGGGGTCATTTTACCAAGTCTTTCAATATCTCCTACGAGAGTTTTTCCGAACGCCACATCAACGCACATCAACGCAAGGTAATTCTTCCAATATGGGGAACACGTTATGGACGGTGCCGCTGCGTTTGATTACTGGTATTTATCTGATGATTACTGGTGCCGCAATTGGTGGTGGCTTTGGTATGCTTTTTGCTGGGGTTGGTGTCGCACTTTTCTTGGGATTTTTCACGAGTATCGCTGGCTTTTTGACGATGCTGCTGTCATTTGTCATGATGGGGATGTCCTTTTCAATTTCAGCCCTCTTGTTGCCCTTTGTTGGTATTGCTCTCATGAATGGGGTTGGTCGTTCATTTGGATTAGACCACTGGGTTATGCCATGGGTGATGAAAACAATTGGCACTTACTTGAATGGTGAAAGTAAATCAAGTTACAACGATTTAAATGAATAAAATAAAAAACAGCCGTGGGCTGATAGTAAGCAAGTTTAGACAGCAAGAAGTGGTCTAAAAGGGTTGCCATCAGTGGCTGTTTTTTAGTAAAAAAGTCATTTTTTGTTCGGATGTTGGGCCGCATAGAAAGCCATGATAATACCGTGGGCAACGGATACATTGAGTGATCGCACACTGCCAGCTTGTGGAATATAAATCATGGCATCAGCAGCACGAATCAGGTCATCGGCCAGCCCAATCTTTTCTTCACCGAAAATAAAAGCTGACTTGGCGGGGAATTGGGTTTCAAAAAGGTTGGTTGGGTGATAGCTTTCAATATTATCAACCGCATAAATGGTATAACCTTCTTGGTGTAATTGATCAAAGACGGCTGCATAGTCTGTCACACGATGATGTTCAACGTGTTCATAATTATAAGTGCCAACTGATCCGCGTCGGTCCCATTTTTTTGCACCTTCTGTGCGATCGGGGAATGACGCATTAACAGGATTTAAAAAGATTAATTTACGCGTCGCAAAAGCATTGCTATTGCGAACGGCAGTGGCCTTGTTAAAATCATGAGTGAGGTTTTGCATGATTGAAACCACGTCGCTTCTTTTGGTATCTAAATCCGCACGAATTGCCTCGTCAGACATATTTTTATAATAATCAGTGACGTTGCGATAGTCATTGGAATGCGATAAATCAATTTCAGTCATGAGAATGCCTCTTTTTTACATTTTTTCAAATAGTGAGCGGTTGTCAACCGGTTGTATCTTATGCTGCACTTTGGTTGGCAACCAGCTATTGTATACTAATTGTAACAAGAAGCAACGGATATTTGGTAAAATAAAAACAGTATTTTAAAAGAGAAAACTTGAATCATTAATATTAACAAGTGAGAGAAGTGACAAAATGGCAACAATGATTGAATTGAAAAATGTGTCATACACCTATCCTGAAGCAGAAACACCAGCATTACAGGATTTATCATTAACAATAGATGCTGGCGAGTGGGTTGCTGTCATTGGACATAATGGTTCGGGTAAGTCGACATTAGCCAAATTATTAAATTACTTACTACAGCCTAGTGCTGGTGAAATTAGAATCAATGGTATTTTGGCGGAACCTGTAAACGTCTGGACGATTCGTGATTTAGTTGGCATGGTTTTTCAAAATCCCGATAATCAGTTTGTTGGTGCTACGGTGGCCGATGACGTGGCATTTGGACTTGAAAATCGAGGCATCGCTCGAGATGTGATGCAACAAAAAGTTGAACAGGCATTGCGACGCGTGCATATGTGGAAGTTTGCAGCGCGTGAGCCAGCACGTCTGTCAGGCGGACAAAAACAACGGGTTGCGATTGCGAGTGCTTTGGTATTGGCACCGCAAGTTTTGATTTTAGATGAAGCAACGTCGATGCTCGATCCAAAAGGTCGGCGGGAAATGGTGCAATTAGTTCGAGAATTGAAACAAGAATTAGGCTCGGCATTGACGGTTATTTCAATTACGCATGATATTGAAGAAGCAGCGAGTGCTAATCGGGTGATTGTTATTAATGACGGGTCATTGATTGAAACCGGTGTACCGTCCGTAGTCTTTTCCGATGCCAAACGATTGCAGTCATTTGGATTAGATGTGCCGTTTGCTGAGCAATTAAAAGCAAAGTTGGCCGCAAAGGGTGTTGATGTACCTGATGATTACCAAACGACAGAAGGGATGGTAAATTGGATATGGCAATCAATTTCACCAAAGTAGGCTTTACATATCAAGTAGATACGCCGTTTGCAACGCCGGGGTTATATGATGTGAATTTCACAATGCCAGAAAATCAATTCACCGCTGTTATTGGACATACTGGTTCAGGAAAATCAACAATGGTACAACTATTGGATGGTCTTGTTTTACCAAATCAAGGTCAGATTAAAATTGCCGAAATGACTTTGGATGCGAATACTAAAGCGTCAGCGACTAATCAGATTCGACGGCATGTGGGATTAGTTTTTCAATTTCCCGAAGCACAATTATTTGAACAGACCGTATTACAAGATGTGATGTTTGGGCCAAAGAATTTTGGAAAAACTGATGTGCAGGCTAAAGCTATTGCGATAGATGCGTTACGTACGGTTGGCATGGCCGAGAAATTTGATCAGCGCTCGCCATTTGAATTATCCGGTGGACAAATGCGCCGAGTTGCAATTGCTGGTGTGCTTGCGCTCGAACCAGAAATATTGATTCTAGATGAACCAACGGCTGGTTTAGATCCACAAGGGCAAAATGAATTGATGGCTTTGTTTGCACGTTTGCAAAGGGAACGACAAATGACGCTGATTTTAGTTACTCATCAAATGGAGTTTGTGGCGCAATACGCTGACCACGTGGTTGTTTTTGAAAATGGCACTGTGGTTAAAGAAGGTGACGCTAAATTGATTTTTTCTGATGCTGAATGGTTACAAAATAAGCAATTAGATGTACCGATGGCAAAAAAATTTGCTGATGCATTAGCTGGTAAAGGGGTGCTCTTAGATAACGTTTTGAATATTGATGCGTTGGTAGCGCAACTTGTACCACGTTTAAAGGAGGCACAACATGTTCAATAAAATCATTATTGGACGTTTCATGCCCGGTAATTCTTGGATTCATCGACTAGATGCACGTACCAAATTAATCATAAGTATTTTGTTTATTTTTGTGATTTTTTTGGCAACATCGGTTCCCGCTTATTTATTGGCCGGCTTGTTGACTCTTGTAGTCATCATGATGACAGGGTTGGGATTTAAAACATTTCTGCGCGGTATTCGGCCACTTTTATTTCTGATGTTGCTAACGACATTTCTGCAGATTTTTTTCGTGACCACGGGGACTGTACTGTGGCAATTTGGTTGGATTAAAGTAACGACTGACGGCCTGATTAATGGGGCGGCAATTTTTGTCCGTTTTATGTTAATCATTATTTTTTCTACTGTGTTGACGTTGACGACGCAACCGCTAGAAATCGCTGATGCCATGGAGGCTTTGATGAAGCCGTTGAAACGAATTGGCGTACCAGTCGCTGAACTAGCCTTGATGATTTCAATTGCTTTACGGTTTGTGCCAACGTTACTAGATGAGGCTGAAACGATTATGAATGCACAGCGTGCTCGTGGCGTTCTTTTTAATGAAGGACATCTAATTCATCGCATTAAAGCTTTTGTGCCACTATTGATTCCGCTTTTTATTAATGCGATAAAACGGGCCATTGAGTTAGGTGATGCAATGGAAGCACGAGGGTATCGTGGTGATACTGAGCGTACGAAGTATCGTGTGCTCACTTGGCAACGGCAGGATACAATCGCGATGGCTGGCTTTTTATTGTTTGTCGTGATATTGATTGGAATGAAATTTATTTTTGGCTGAAAATTTAGTTTGTAAAGTGAGTGGGTTGAAGGAGTGGGTGAGATGCCAAGATATCGTGCAATAATTGCATATGACGGAACAGACTTTTATGGCTGGCAGGTTCAGCCAGGAAAGCGAACGGTTCAAGGAGAATTAGAAAAAGCAGTTAATCAAATGGCTAAGAATCCTGAGATACCGATTCGTGTGCAGGGCTCAGGTCGTACTGATGCGGGGGTGCATGCGCTTGGACAAGTCGTACATTTTGATTTACCTTATCAGATTCCCGCTAATGGTGTACGCAAAGGGTTGGCAACTATGCTACCTTTTGATATTGGTATTGAACAGGTTGATATTGTGGCAGATGATTTTCATGCGCAATATAGCGCGCATACGAAAACATATCGTTATCAATTATCAAATCGTGAATTCCGAGCGCCATTTCGTCGGAATTATACTGGTTATTGGCCAAGACGCTTAGACTATGACAAAATGGCCCAAGCGATACCTGATTACTTAGGTGAACATGATTGGATTAGTTTTGCTGCATCTGGTTTTCAAGCGAAAACGACGGTTCGAACGGTAACTGACGTTAAAATCAGTCAGGAACCAGCAACCCAAGAAATAACATTCGAATTTACAGGCACCGGTTTTTTGTATAATCAGATTCGAATTATGGTGGGTGTCTTATTGGAAATTGGTATGGGCACTCGGCCGGTTGACGATATTCCACGACTACTTGCAGCTAAGGATCGACAACAAGCACGTTTAACAGCACCGGCAAGTGGTTTGTATTTAAAGTCGGTTGATTATTAAAGAACCACGTTAGAAAATTTATTGGTGGTTGAATGATTGTTGCCACGAATTGTCGTGCGTGCTATACTATATATTGTCGAAAGACAAGGCAAGTGTGCACTTCGAACCGTGTCAGGGTCGGAAGGCAGCAGCACTAAGAAGATCGTATGCTGTGCCTGATTATAGAACTTAAAAAGCGTCAGTTATTCTATCGAGTAGCTGACGTTTATTTTATTTTTATTTAAAGTTGGTTTAACGATCAAATGGTCGAGACAGTTGTCCAAATTTTGTCATGATTAAAATCAAATACCTAATTGAATTAGTGCGTTTTTTAATGTTTTTTTGGTAAGATATAAATAAGCGTTTAAAACGATTAGCGCCATCTCACATCAGATTGAGATGGTCATCTCAATTAACGTTTTCAATGAAAAAAATTCAGTTAATGAGAGAAAAAATAACAATTGAAAGGGGTGCAATATGGCATATCAAGCGCTTTATCGGACATGGCGACCACAAACATTTGGAGATATGGTTGGCCAAGAAGTTGTTACCCGTACCTTACGGAATGCTCTCGTTACAAATCAAATGTCACATGCCTATTTATTTACTGGACCACGGGGAACAGGTAAAACGTCTGCAGCAAAAATTTTTGCTAAAGCGGTGAATTGTTTACATCCCATTGATGGTGAACCAGATGGTACCTGTGAAATTTGCCAAGCTGCCGATAATGGGACGCTTGGTGATATCATCGAACTGGACGCAGCCTCGAATAATGGGGTTGATGAAATTCGTGAGATTCGAGAAGACGTTAACTATGCGCCGACGATGGGGCAGTTTAAGGTATACATTATTG from Weissella diestrammenae includes:
- the truA gene encoding tRNA pseudouridine(38-40) synthase TruA; the encoded protein is MPRYRAIIAYDGTDFYGWQVQPGKRTVQGELEKAVNQMAKNPEIPIRVQGSGRTDAGVHALGQVVHFDLPYQIPANGVRKGLATMLPFDIGIEQVDIVADDFHAQYSAHTKTYRYQLSNREFRAPFRRNYTGYWPRRLDYDKMAQAIPDYLGEHDWISFAASGFQAKTTVRTVTDVKISQEPATQEITFEFTGTGFLYNQIRIMVGVLLEIGMGTRPVDDIPRLLAAKDRQQARLTAPASGLYLKSVDY